The following coding sequences are from one Macaca mulatta isolate MMU2019108-1 chromosome 7, T2T-MMU8v2.0, whole genome shotgun sequence window:
- the TEP1 gene encoding telomerase protein component 1 isoform X4 — protein sequence MKLSRPETWERELSLRGNKASVWEELIENGKLPFMAMLRNLCNLLRVGISARHHELILQRLQHAKSVIHSRQFPFRFLNAHDSIDALEAQLRNQALPFPSNTTLMRRILTRSDKNRPRRRFLCHLSCQQLRTVMRVPVMYEKLKREKLRVHKARQWKYDGEMLNRYRQALETAVNLSVKHSLPLLPGRTILVYLTDANADRLCPKSNPQGPPLNYALLLIGMMITRAEQVDVMLCGGDTLKTAVLKAEEGILKTAIRLQAQVQEFDENGEWSLNTFGKYLLSLAGQRVPADRVILFGQSMDEGMINVAKQLYWQHVNSKCLFVGVLLRRVQYLSPDLNPNDVTLSGCTDGILKFIAEHGASHLLEHVGQMDKIFKIPPPPGKTGVQSLRPLEEDTPSPLAPISQQGWRSIRLFISSTFRDMHGERDLLLRSVLPALQARAAPHRISLHGIDLRWGVTEEETRRNRQLEVCLGEVENAQLFVGILGSRYGYIPPSYNLPDHPHFHWAQQYPSGRSVTEMEVMQFLNRSQRLQPSAQALIYFRDSSFLSSVPDAWKSDFVSESEEAACRISELKSCLSRQKGITCRRYPCEWGGVAAGRPHVGGLEEFGQLVLQDVWNTIQKLYLQPGALLEQPVSIPDDDLVQATFQQLQKPPSTARPRLLQDTVQQLMLHHGRLSLVTGQSGQGKTAFLASLVSALQAPDGAKVAPLVFFHFSGARPDQGLALTLLRRLCTYLRGQLKEPGALPNTYRSLVWELQQRLLPKSAESLHPGQTLVLIIDGADRLVDQNGQLISDWIPKKLPRCVHLVLSVSRDAGLGETLEQSQGAHVVALGPLEASARARLVREELALYGKRLEESPFNNQMRLLLVKRESGRPLYLRLVTDHLRLFTLYEQVSERLRTLPATVPLLLQHILSTLEQEHGPDVLPQALTALEVTRSGLTVDQLHGVLSVWRTLPKGTKSWEEAVAAGNSGDPYPMGPFAYLVQSLRSLLGEGPLERPGARLCLPDGPLRTAAKRRYGKRPGQEDTAHILIAAQLWKTCDADASGTFRSCPPEALVDLPYHLLQSGNRGLLSKFLTNIHVVAAHLELGLVSRLLETHALYASSVPKEEQKLPEADVTVFRTFLRQQASILSQYPQLLPQQAANQPLDSPLCQQAPLLSQRWHLQHTLRWLNKPQTMKNQQSSSLSLAVSSSPTAVAFSTNGQRAAVGTANGTVYLLDLRTWQEEKSLVSGCDGISACLFLSDDTLFLTAFDGLLELWDLQHGCRVLQTKAHQYQITGCCLSPDRRLLATVCLGGCLKLWDTVRGQLAFQHTYPKPLNCVAFHPEGQVIATGSWAGSISFFQVDGLKVTKDLGAPGASVRTLAFNVPGGVVAVGRLDSMVELWAWREGARLAAFPAHHGFVAAALFLHAGCQLLTAGEDGKVQVWSGSLGRPRGDLGSLPLSPALSVALSPDGDRVAVGYRADGIRIYKISSGSQGAQGQALDVAVSALAWLSPKVLVSGAEDGSLQGWALKERSLQSLWLLSRFQKPVLGLATSQELLASASEDFTVRLWPRQLLTLPHKAEDFPGGTELRGHEGPVSCCSFSTDGGSLATGGRDRSLLCWDVRTPKAPILIHSFPACHRDWVTGCAWTKDNLLISCSSDGSVGLWDPESGQRLGQFLGHQSAVSAVAAVEEHVVSVGRDGTLKVWDHQGVELTSIPAHSGPISHCAAAMEPRAAGQPGSELLVVTIGLDGATRLWHPLLVSQTHTFLGHSGPVRAAAVSETSGLLLTASEDGSVRLWQVPKEADDTCIPRSSAAITAMAWAPDGSMAVSGNQAGELILWQEAKAVATAQAPGHIGALIWSSARTFFVLSADEKISEWQVKLRKGSAPGNFSLHLNRILQEDLGVLTSLGWAPDGHFLILAKADLKLLCMKPGDAPSEIWSSYTENPMILSTHKEYGVFVLQPKDPGVLSFLRQKESGEFEERLNFDINLENPSRTLISITQAKPESESSFLCASSDGMLWNLAKCSPEGEWTTGNIWQKKANIPETQTPGADPSTCRESDASMDSEPTSQLKTRQRRKIHSGSVTALHVLPELLVTASKDRDVKLWERPSMQLLGLFRCEGSVSCLEPWLGANSTLQLAVGDVQGNVYFLNWE from the exons ACAGTGGAAATATGATGGTGAGATGCTGAACAGGTACCGACAGGCCCTGGAGACGGCTGTGAACCTCTCTGTGAAGCACAGCCTGCCCCTGCTGCCAGGCCGCACCATCTTGGTCTATCTGACAGATGCTAATGCGGACAGGCTCTGTCCAAAGAGCAACCCACAAGGG CCTCCACTGAACTATGCGCTGCTGTTGATTGGGATGATGATCACGAGGGCCGAGCAGGTGGATGTCATGCTGTGTGGAGGTGACACTCTGAAGACTGCAGTGCTTAAGGCAGAAGAAGGCATCCTGAAGACTGCCATCAGGCTCCAGGCTCAAGTCCAG GAGTTTGATGAAAATGGTGAATGGTCCCTGAATACTTTTGGGAAATACCTGCTGTCTCTGGCTGGCCAAAGGGTTCCT GCGGACAGGGTCATCCTCTTTGGCCAAAGCATGGATGAAGGAATGATAAATGTGGCCAAACAGCTTTACTGGCAGCATGTGAATTCCAAGTGCCTCTTTGTTGGTGTCCTCCTGAGAAGGGTACAATACCT GTCACCAGATTTGAATCCCAATGATGTGACACTCTCAGGCTGCACTGATGGGATACTGAA GTTCATCGCAGAGCATGGGGCCTCCCATCTTTTGGAACATGTGGGCCAAATGGACAAAATATTCAAGATTCCGCCACCCCCAGGAAAGACAGGGGTCCAGTCTCTCCGGCCACTGGAAGAGGACACTCCAAGCCCCTTGGCTCCTATTTCCCAGCAAGG ATGGCGCAGCATCCGGCTTTTTATTTCATCCACTTTCCGAGACATGCATGGGGAGCGGGACCTGCTGCTGAGGTCTGTGCTGCCAGCACTGCAGGCCCGAGCGGCCCCTCACCGTATCAGCCTTCACGGAATCGACCTCCGCTGGGGCGTCACTGAGGAGGAGACCCGTAGGAACAG ACAATTGGAAGTGTGCCTTGGGGAGGTGGAGAACGCACAGCTGTTTGTGGGGATTCTGGGCTCCCGTTATGGATACATTCCCCCCAGCTACAACCTTCCTGACCATCCACACTTCCACTGG GCCCAGCAGTACCCTTCAGGGCGCTCTGTGACAGAGATGGAGGTGATGCAGTTCCTGAACCGGAGCCAACGTCTGCAGCCCTCTGCCCAAGCTCTCATCTACTTCCGGGATTCCAGCTTCCTCAG CTCTGTGCCAGATGCCTGGAAATCTGACTTTGTTTCTGAGTCTGAAGAGGCCGCATGTCGGATCTCAGAACTGAAGAGCTGCTTAAGCAGACAGAAAGGGATTACCTGCCGCAG GTACCCCTGTGAGTGGGGGGGTGTGGCAGCTGGCAGGCCCCATGTTGGCGGGCTGGAGGAGTTCGGTCAGTTGGTTCTGCAGGATGTGTGGAATACGATCCAGAAGCTCTACCTGCAG CCTGGGGCCCTGCTGGAGCAGCCAGTGTCCATCCCAGACGATGACTTGGTCCAGGCCACCTTCCAGCAGCTGCAGAAACCACCGAGTACTGCCCGGCCACGCCTTCTTCAGGACACAGTGCAGCAGCTGATGCTGCACcatgggaggctgagcctggtgACGGGGCAGTCAGGACAGGGCAAGACAGCCTTCCTG GCATCTCTTGTGTCAGCCCTGCAGGCTCCTGATGGGGCCAAGGTGGCACCATTAGTCTTCTTCCACTTTTCCGGGGCTCGTCCTGACCAGGGTCTTGCCCTCACTCTGCTCAGACGCCTCTGTACCTATCTGCGTGGCCAACTAAAAGAGCCAGGTGCCCTCCCCAACACCTACCG AAGCCTGGTGTGGGAGCTGCAGCAGAGACTGCTGCCCAAGTCTGCTGAGTCCCTGCATCCTGGCCAGACGCTGGTCCTGATCATCGATGGGGCTGATAGGTTGGTGGACCAGAATGGGCAGCTGATTTCAGACTGGATCCCAAAGAAGCTTCCCCGG TGTGTACACCTGGTGCTGAGTGTGTCTAGGGATGCAGGCCTAGGGGAGACCCTTGAGCAGAGCCAGGGTGCCCACGTGGTGGCCTTGGGGCCTCTGGAGGCCTCTGCTCGGGCCCGGCTGGTGAGAGAGGAGCTGGCCCTGTATGGGAAGCGGCTGGAGGAGTCACCGTTTAACAACCAG ATGCGACTGCTGCTGGTGAAGCGAGAATCAGGCCGGCCGCTCTACCTGCGCTTGGTCACCGATCATCTGAGGCTCTTCACGCTGTATGAGCAG GTGTCTGAGAGACTCCGGACTCTGCCTGCCACTGTCCCCCTGCTGCTGCAGCACATCCTGAGCACACTGGAACAGGAACACGGGCCTGATGTCCTTCCCCAGGCGTTGACCGCCCTAGAGGTCACACGGAGTG GTTTGACTGTGGACCAGCTGCATGGAGTGCTGAGTGTGTGGCGGACACTACCCAAGGGGACTAAGAGCTGGGAAGAAGCAGTGGCTGCTGGTAACAGTGGAGACCCCTACCCCATGGGCCCGTTTGCCTACCTCGTCCAGAGTCTGCGCAG TTTGCTAGGGGAGGGCCCTCTGGAGCGCCCTGGTGCCCGGCTATGCCTCCCTGATGGGCCCCTGAGAACAGCAGCCAAACGTCGCTATGGGAAGAGGCCAGGGCAAGAGGACACGGCACACATCCTCATTGCAG CTCAGCTCTGGAAGACATGTGACGCTGATGCCTCAGGCACCTTCCGAAGTTGCCCTCCTGAGGCTCTGGTAGACCTGCCTTACCACCTG CTCCAGAGCGGGAACCGTGGACTTCTTTCGAAGTTTCTTACCAACATCCATGTGGTGGCTGCACACTTGGAACTGGGTCTGGTCTCTCGGCTCTTGGAGACCCATGCCCTCTATG CTTCTTCAGTCCCCAAAGAGGAACAAAAGCTCCCCGAGGCTGATGTTACGGTGTTTCGCACCTTCCTGAGGCAGCAGGCTTCAATCCTCAGCCAGTACCCCCAGCTCCTGCCCCAGCAAGCAGCCAACCAGCCCCTGGACTCACCTCTTTGCCAGCAAGCCCCGCTGCTCTCCCAGAGATGGCACCTCCAACACACACTACGATGGCTTAATAAACCCCAGACCATGAAAAATCAGCAAAG CTCCAGCCTGTCTCTGGCAGTTTCCTCATCCCCTACTGCCGTGGCTTTCTCCACCAATGGGCAAAGAGCAGCTGTTGGCACTGCCAATGGGACAGTTTACCTGTTGGACCTGAGAACTTGGCAG GAGGAGAAGTCTCTGGTGAGTGGCTGTGATGGAATCTCTGCTTGTTTGTTCCTCTCTGATGATACACTCTTTCTTACTGCCTTCGACGGACTCCTGGAGCTCTGGGACCTGCAGCATGGTTGTCG GGTGCTGCAGACCAAGGCCCACCAGTACCAAATCACTGGCTGCTGCCTGAGCCCAGACCGCCGGCTGCTAGCCACCGTGTGCTTGGGAGGATGCCTAAAG cTGTGGGACACAGTCCGTGGGCAGCTGGCCTTCCAGCACACCTACCCCAAGCCCCTGAACTGTGTTGCCTTTCACCCAGAGGGGCAGGTAATAGCCACAGGCAGCTGGGCTGGCAGCATCAGCTTCTTCCAGGTGGATGGGCTCAAAGTCACCAAG GACCTGGGGGCACCTGGAGCCTCTGTCCGTACCTTGGCCTTCAATGTGCCTGGTGGGGTTGTGGCTGTGGGCCGGCTGGACAGTATGGTGGAGCTGTGGGCCTGGAGAGAAGGGGCACGGCTGGCTGCCTTCCCTGCCCACCACGGCTTTGTTGCTGCTGCGCTTTTCCTGCATGCGGGTTGCCAGTTACTGACGGCTGGAGAGGATGGCAAG GTTCAGGTATGGTCAGGGTCTCTGGGTCGGCCCCGTGGGGACCTGggttcccttcctctctctcctgccctctccGTGGCACTCAGCCCAGATGGTGATCGGGTGGCTGTTGGGTATCGAGCAGATGGCATTAGGATCTACAAAATCTCTTCAG gTTCCCAGGGGGCTCAGGGTCAGGCACTGGATGTGGCAGTATCCGCCCTGGCCTGGCTAAGCCCCAAGGTGTTGGTGAGTGGAGCAGAAGACGGGTCCTTGCAGGGCTGGGCACTCAAGGAACGCTCCCTTCAGTCCCTCTGGCTCCTGTCCAGATTCCAGAAGCCTGTGCTAGGACTGGCCACTTCCCAGGAGCTCTTGGCTTCTGCCTCAG AGGATTTCACAGTGCGGCTGTGGCCAAGGCAGCTGCTGACGCTGCCGCACAAGGCAGAAGACTTTCCCGGTGGCACTGAGCTGCGGGGACATGAGGGCCCTGTGAGCTGCTGTAGTTTCAGCACTGATGGAGGCAGCCTGGCCACCGGGGGCCGGGATCGG AGTCTCCTCTGCTGGGATGTGCGGACACCCAAAGCCCCTATTTTGATCCACTCCTTCCCCGCCTGTCACCGTGACTGGGTCACTGGCTGTGCCTGGACCAAAGATAACCTACTG ATATCCTGCTCCAGTGATGGCTCTGTGGGGCTCTGGGACCCAGAGTCGGGACAGCGGCTTGGTCAGTTCCTGGGTCATCAGAGTGCTGTGAGCGCTGTGGCAGCTGTG GAGGAGCACGTGGTGTCTGTGGGCCGGGATGGGACCTTGAAAGTGTGGGACCATCAAGGCGTGGAGCTGACCAGCATCCCTGCTCACTCAGGACCCATTAGCCACTGTGCAGCTGCCATGGAGCCCCGTGCAG CTGGACAGCCTGGGTCAGAGCTTCTGGTGGTGACCATCGGGCTAGATGGGGCCACACGGTTATGGCATCCACTCTTG GTGTCCCAAACCCACACCTTCCTGGGACACAGTGGCCCAGTCCGTGCTGCTGCTGTTTCAGAAACCTCAGGCCTCCTGCTGACTGCCTCTGAGGATGGTTCTGTACGGCTCTGGCAGGTTCCTAAGGAAGCAG ATGACACATGTATACCAAGGAGTTCTGCAGCCATCACTGCTATGGCTTGGGCACCAGATGGTTCCATGGCAGTATCTGGAAATCAAGCTGGGGAACTAATCTTGTGGCAGGAAGCCAAGGCTGTGGCCACAGCACAG GCTCCAGGCCACATTGGTGCTCTGATCTGGTCCTCGGCACGCACCTTTTTTGTCCTCAGTGCTGATGAGAAAATCAGCGAGTGGCAAGTGAAACTGCGGAAGGGTTCAGCACCCGGAAATTTCAG TCTTCACCTGAACCGAATTCTACAGGAGGACTTAGGGGTGCTGACAAGTCTGGGTTGGGCTCCTGATGGTCACTTTCTCATCTTGGCCAAAGCGGATTTGAAGTTACTTTGCATGAAGCCAGGGGACGCTCCTTCTGAAATCTG GAGCAGCTATACAGAAAATCCTATGATATTGTCCACCCACAAGGAGTATGGCGTATTTGTCCTGCAGCCCAAGGATCCTggagttctttctttcttg AGGCAAAAGGAATCAGGAGAGTTTGAAGAGAGGCTGAACTTCGATATAAACTTAGAGAATCCTAGTAGGACCCTAATATCGATAACTCAAGCCAAACCTGAATCTG AGTCCTCATTTTTGTGTGCCAGCTCTGATGGGATGCTATGGAACCTGGCCAAATGCAGCCCAGAAGGAGAATGGACCACAGGTAACATCTGgcagaaaaaagcaaacattccTGAAACCCAAACTCCAGGGGCAGACCCATCTACCTGCAGGGAATCTGACGCCAGCATGGatagtgagccaacatcacagcTAAAGACACGGCAGCGTAGAAAG ATTCACTCGGGCTCTGTCACAGCCCTCCATGTGCTACCTGAGTTGCTGGTGACAGCTTCAAAGGACAGAGATGTTAAGCTATGGGAGAGACCCAGTATGCAGctg CTGGGCCTGTTCCGATGCGAAGGGTCAGTGAGCTGCCTGGAACCTTGGCTGGGCGCTAACTCCACCCTGCAGCTTGCCGTGGGAGATGTGCAGGGCAATGTGTACTTTCTGAACTGGGAATGA